Within the Gloeobacter kilaueensis JS1 genome, the region CAGAGGCTGCTGCAGCTATCGGTCTTACTTCAGCTGCCCTGAGCCAATACGAAGCTGGCAAGCGGCGCGTGGACGCCCTGATCCTTGAGCAACTGGCACGCCTGTACGCTGTGCCTGTCGGTTATTTTTTTGGTCAGGCGGTCTCTACGCCAGATTGGGAGACCGCTCTGCGCGATTTATCAAAGACGCTTTCTCCCGCTGGCAGGACTGGTATTGCCAGACTGATCGAAAAGATTCGCTTACTACTGGAGCTTCTTCGCCTTACCGGAGCGCCACGGCCCAAGCCCCCGCACCATCCTTTCGATGCCTTGGCAGAAAAAGAAATTGCTCAAAAACAGATAGCTGTTTTCGCTGAACGCGTCCGTCGTCACTACGATCTAGGCGTCGCACCGATCCTCAATATTCGTGCGTGGCTGGAGGCCGAAGGTTATCAGGTGTTTGCTCTATCTCTCGGCCAAGACCCGGACGATCTATCGGGTTTCTTTTTCTGGCACCCTGAACTGGGTCCGGTCGTCGTCGTCAACGCCGATCAGTCCTACTCGCGCTGGCCCTTCACGCTTGCCCACGAGCTGGCCCACAGCCTGTTCCATTATGACCGGCCCGCTGTGCTCTGCCGACAGGTCGATCAACGACCGCTCGAACGGTTCGCAGATCAATTCGCTTCGAGCTTTCTTGTACCCCAAGAGGCATTGTTGATACGCCTCCAGGCTCTTAACA harbors:
- a CDS encoding helix-turn-helix domain-containing protein, which translates into the protein MNTRVHFAERLRSAREFARMSQTEAAAAIGLTSAALSQYEAGKRRVDALILEQLARLYAVPVGYFFGQAVSTPDWETALRDLSKTLSPAGRTGIARLIEKIRLLLELLRLTGAPRPKPPHHPFDALAEKEIAQKQIAVFAERVRRHYDLGVAPILNIRAWLEAEGYQVFALSLGQDPDDLSGFFFWHPELGPVVVVNADQSYSRWPFTLAHELAHSLFHYDRPAVLCRQVDQRPLERFADQFASSFLVPQEALLIRLQALNTAHIDTPEQIVHLSRYFGVSYKAMLRCLEQGDYLGRAPAALSDGVKPIVLARALGYGPTKLEFGTRPIPIEETLPRLFIELAYRAVREEKLSLRGAADRLGISDIELEERLFLEDAQSPEEGCAEMV